The Bombus huntii isolate Logan2020A chromosome 6, iyBomHunt1.1, whole genome shotgun sequence genome window below encodes:
- the LOC126866551 gene encoding DNA-directed RNA polymerase III subunit RPC4: MSSDKSDDASNSLPPNIQIKVEPGTSLPVPIQNIKTEPGLSTTTRLTSFRLPRDLTLGGNIKTEKSKKVYIPNLNAQRTKKKEDSTQNDSAKTSRDRDHNRGRGRGNTDRGRDRGRGRGSSNLIQSSGIWSTGIVSTPGKRYSGGCRDSDRSAQVCLEKPKLELNRSVDKAEEEEKVKLLLRDDFVDDGEPINFDNGPVILPMIKGKLYKEDTKVSIEKEEEEEIDRKPIILENGEVLPPKKEHKLKIPKSDVETKDEFLESIPNIIENKANSYILMQFPDCLPGLVGGAEDTRPTRSNNANYEKENESKQQTEFCTLSSLKPGILGKLQILKSGKARLLLGENNLTVDVGSHLSFRHDLIAAKVDTENLIGDLINLGPVTSTLICSPDWESMLAKL; encoded by the exons atgtctTCTGACAAGTCTGACGATGCAAGCAATTCACTTCCACCAAATATCCAAATAAAGGTAGAACCTGGGACATCTTTGCCTGTACCTATACAAAACATTAAAACAGAACCTGGTTTATCAACTACTACTAGATTAACTTCTTTCCGATTGCCAAGAGATTTAACATTGGGGGGTAACATTAAGACTGAGAAATCCAAGAAAGTATATATACCAAATTTAAATGCTCAGAGAACTAAGAAAAAAGA AGACTCGACGCAAAATGATTCTGCAAAGACAAGTAGAGATAGAGACCATAATAGAGGACGTGGCAGAGGTAATACAGATAGAGGACGCGACAGAGGACGTGGAAGGGGATCTAGCAATCTGATTCAa TCTAGTGGTATTTGGTCCACTGGAATAGTGAGTACACCAGGAAAACGCTATAGCGGTGGTTGTAGGGATAGTGATAGAAGTGCTCAAGTATGTCTAGAAAAACCAAAATTAGAATTGAACCGTAGTGTTGATAAAgctgaagaagaagaaaaagtaaagTTACTGCTAAgagatgatttcgtcgatgatggagAACCTATAAACTTTGATAATGGACCAGTTATTTTGCCAATGATCAAAg GAAAGTTATACAAGGAGGACACTAAAGTATCGattgaaaaagaagaggaagaagaaatagATAGGAAACCCATTATTTTGGAAAATGGAGAGG TGTTACCACCAAAGAAGGAACATAAACTTAAGATACCCAAATCTGATGTTGAAACAAAAGATGAATTTTTAGAAAGCATTCCcaacattattgaaaataaagcaaattcatatattttaatgcAG TTTCCAGATTGTTTACCAGGTTTAGTAGGTGGTGCAGAAGACACTAGACCAACTCGATCAAATAATGCAAATTACGAAAAGGAGAATGAAAGTAAACAACAAACGGAATTTTGTACTTTAAGTAGTTTAAAACCTGGTATTTTAGGGAAGTTACAGATATTGAAATCGGGTAAAGCACGCTTATTACTgggagaaaataatttaactgTTGATGTTGGGTCACATCTTAGTTTTCGACAT GATCTTATTGCCGCAAAAGTGGATACCGAAAATTTAATCGGTGATCTTATTAATTTAGGTCCAGTAACCAGTACGCTGATATGTTCGCCTGATTGGGAATCAATGCTAGccaaattataa